The genome window GACGTGCTCGACGACGACCTGCCGACCGAGGGCGTCGACGTCGTCTACCACCTCGCGGCGCTCTCGTCGCGACAGATGCTTGAAGAGAACCCCCGCGAGGGCGCTCGCGTGAATATCGAGGGGTTCGTCAACATCGTCGAGCAGGCCCACGACGACGGCTGCGACACCGTCGTCTACGCGTCGACGTCCTCGGCGTACGGTAGCCGCACCGAACCCAGTCCCGAAGATATGGACCTCGAAGCCGCCACCGGCTACGACGCGTCGATGCTCGGCCGGGAGCGCTACGCGGAGTACTACAACAACTTCTACGACGACATCACGTGTGCGGGGATGCGCTTCTTCTCAGTCTACCAAGGATACGGCGGCAACGAAGGCCACAAGGGCGAGTACGCCAACACCGTCTCCCAGTTTGCGGACAAAATCGCGAACGGCGAGTCGCCCGTGCTGTGGGGTGACGGCACGCAGACGCGGGACTTCACGCACGTCGACGACATCGTCCGCGGGCTGGTGACGACCGCCGAGCACGAACTCGCTGGCGTCTACAACCTCGGTACCGGCGATGCGTACTCGTTCAACGAGATGGTTGACCTCATCAACGACGCTCTCGGCACGGCCGTCGACCCCGAATACGAGCCCATTCCCTTGGAGAACTACGTCCACAACACGTGCGCGGACATCTCCAAGATTCACGAGGAGACCGGCTGGAAGCCTCAGATTAATTTTGAGGAGGGCGTCCGCCGGGTTTGTGCGTCCTATATGGAGGATGACTGACGAGCCACTTCGTGCCACTGTCACGCAGCGTGGCGTTATGATCGCCCCAGATGACGAGATCCTCATTGTGCGGCGCGCAACCGATGGTGGGTGGGAATTGCCAGGCGGCCGTGTCGATTGCAACGAAACCGCGGCTGCGGGCCTCCGCCGCGAACTCACCGAAGAGAC of Halolamina sp. CBA1230 contains these proteins:
- a CDS encoding NAD-dependent epimerase/dehydratase family protein, coding for MQDNRILVTGGAGFIGSNLANYLATDNDVVALDNGYLGTSENLDDAVEYVEADVLDDDLPTEGVDVVYHLAALSSRQMLEENPREGARVNIEGFVNIVEQAHDDGCDTVVYASTSSAYGSRTEPSPEDMDLEAATGYDASMLGRERYAEYYNNFYDDITCAGMRFFSVYQGYGGNEGHKGEYANTVSQFADKIANGESPVLWGDGTQTRDFTHVDDIVRGLVTTAEHELAGVYNLGTGDAYSFNEMVDLINDALGTAVDPEYEPIPLENYVHNTCADISKIHEETGWKPQINFEEGVRRVCASYMEDD